A genomic region of Trifolium pratense cultivar HEN17-A07 linkage group LG3, ARS_RC_1.1, whole genome shotgun sequence contains the following coding sequences:
- the LOC123917583 gene encoding SAGA-associated factor 11 — translation MSVPNEENLSSQSQLPSHFFWDLLDSIIVDVASECHRVAKLGLDANLEEDDEELKLSAQARVRVADPSNNSNEANGKYVVDIFGQTHPTVANEIFECMNCGRSIAAGRFAPHLEKCMGKGRKARLKVTRSSSGAQNQNRYSRGGSVSTHTNHSSNNSSVNRLANGNAGFEEHSNGTTHP, via the exons ATGTCTGTTCCTAACGAGGAAAACTTGTCATCACAGTCACAG CTTCCATCTCACTTTTTCTGGGATCTCCTTGATTCCATTATAGTTGATGTGGCATCAGAGTGTCACAGAGTAGCCAAGCTGGGGCTTGATGCTAATttggaagaagatgatgaagaattGAAGTTATCCGCACAAGCCAGGGTTAGAGTGGCTGATCCTAGTAATAATAGTAATGAAGCAAATGGAAAGTACGTGGTTGACATATTCGGACAAACTCATCCTACAGTAGCAAATGAAATATTCGAGTGCATGAATTGCGGCCGATCTATCGCGGCAGGGAGGTTTGCTCCTCATTTGGAGAAATGCATGGGCAAG GGTAGGAAGGCTCGTTTGAAGGTAACAAGAAGCAGCTCAGGCGCACAGAACCAGAACCGGTATTCACGAGGAGGTTCTGTTTCTACACATACAAATCACTCTAGCAACAATAGTAGCGTGAACCGGTTGGCAAATGGAAACGCCGGTTTCGAGGAGCACTCAAACGGGACAACCCATCCATGA